In a single window of the Luteolibacter yonseiensis genome:
- a CDS encoding phospholipase D-like domain-containing protein, with translation MPLLLDSCGSGSSNLQATDMLRGSGNLAGSAFRATAVAALRQPVTTTRLGLSVLWHRPREVISGNVPFEVLPEPLTAEAPGSEEFEKRLDREHFPRAKAGKLKWLVDGPGFFPEFDRQMAAARKSIDVQVYIFDNDDIAVRYADALKKRAGEVKVHVLFDDMGSHFAQTAAPETPAPEGFSPPADMHDYLQKDSRLSARLVLNPWLVADHTKLLVFDHRTAILGGMNIGREYYSEWHDLMVKVEGPVVESLSREFTRAWRKAGPWGDFALFRKSVIYGKPKPVTGGIPLRILRTDPAEGKRQILDATLLAIRGARKRIWIENPYFAYDDIALAVAAAARRGVDVRVVLPARGDSTIMDVGNLSTARDLIRAGAKVMRYPRMTHMKVMICDDWACVGSANLDTLSMRINRELNLAFSHPATVRELEKAVFTPDFRRSREMTLAETDASFSRLAEAIADQL, from the coding sequence ATGCCCTTGCTGCTGGATTCCTGTGGCAGCGGCTCATCGAATCTCCAGGCGACGGACATGTTGAGGGGCAGCGGGAATCTGGCGGGTTCCGCGTTCCGGGCCACGGCGGTGGCGGCCCTGCGCCAGCCTGTGACCACGACACGGCTGGGATTGTCGGTACTCTGGCACCGGCCTCGGGAGGTTATCAGCGGGAACGTGCCCTTCGAGGTGCTTCCGGAGCCGTTGACCGCGGAGGCGCCGGGTAGCGAGGAATTTGAAAAGCGGCTGGACCGCGAGCATTTCCCAAGGGCGAAGGCTGGCAAACTCAAGTGGCTGGTGGACGGACCCGGATTTTTCCCTGAATTCGACCGCCAGATGGCGGCGGCCCGCAAAAGCATCGATGTGCAGGTCTACATTTTCGACAATGACGACATCGCCGTGCGCTATGCGGATGCGCTCAAAAAGCGTGCGGGGGAGGTGAAGGTGCATGTTCTTTTCGACGACATGGGAAGTCATTTCGCCCAGACGGCGGCTCCGGAAACACCGGCTCCGGAAGGATTCTCGCCACCTGCGGACATGCATGACTATCTGCAGAAGGACTCCAGGCTCAGCGCCCGTCTCGTGTTGAACCCATGGCTGGTGGCGGATCATACGAAGCTGCTCGTTTTCGACCACCGGACCGCGATCCTCGGCGGGATGAACATCGGGCGGGAGTATTATTCCGAATGGCACGATCTCATGGTGAAGGTGGAGGGGCCGGTGGTGGAGTCCCTGTCCCGCGAGTTCACCCGTGCATGGCGGAAAGCCGGGCCGTGGGGGGATTTCGCGCTGTTCCGCAAGTCGGTCATCTACGGCAAGCCGAAGCCGGTGACGGGCGGAATCCCGTTGCGGATATTGCGGACGGATCCGGCGGAAGGCAAACGCCAGATCCTCGACGCCACGTTGCTCGCCATCCGTGGCGCGCGGAAACGGATATGGATTGAGAATCCGTATTTCGCCTACGATGACATCGCGCTGGCGGTGGCCGCCGCCGCGCGGCGCGGGGTGGACGTGCGGGTGGTGCTGCCGGCGCGTGGAGACTCGACGATCATGGATGTCGGGAATTTGTCCACCGCCCGCGATCTGATCCGTGCCGGAGCCAAGGTGATGCGGTACCCGAGGATGACGCACATGAAGGTGATGATCTGCGATGACTGGGCCTGCGTCGGCTCTGCGAACCTGGACACGCTGAGCATGCGCATCAATCGCGAGCTGAATCTCGCGTTTTCCCATCCCGCGACCGTGCGGGAGTTGGAGAAAGCCGTGTTCACGCCCGATTTCCGCCGTTCGCGGGAAATGACTCTGGCTGAGACCGACGCTTCCTTTTCCAGATTGGCCGAGGCCATCGCGGACCAGCTCTGA